The Kazachstania africana CBS 2517 chromosome 8, complete genome genome contains a region encoding:
- the CCC2 gene encoding Cu(2+)-transporting P-type ATPase CCC2 (similar to Saccharomyces cerevisiae CCC2 (YDR270W); ancestral locus Anc_5.636): MRQCQLSIEGMTCAVCVNSVTKQINKLDYINNCKVSIVTNEAIIVYDSDVEQSVNFKEIVEDCGFGCRVISDTVLEDESRYVKEAKLKIIRSDYSGVQEKLVSLNSHPLIKEASLVGVDILSIRFNQMEIGIRDLIDLIKSETDLDAILEVTDHIGSDGGQSQLRILSKYYETLFWKSTCLKACLCGVLTMTLYMGLPMLIPSMVSKGIFPYMETEHLKGLYYRDIIGFIVATFVQFKIGSVFYKATWNSLKSGTGTMDTLICISTTTAYCFSVVSIIYNINLASTSQVQGKLPMVVFDTSVMLIAFISLGKLMENKAKSQTSSALAKLISLTPSTCFLVEARNAVTEIPVEYLQINDIVDVKPGMKIPTDGVITKGDTEINESLITGESNLVYRKEDDFVIGGTINGPGHIQFKVTSIGQDTKLSNIIKIMKIAQLEKSEIQCFADKLASIFVPTIVLLSFVTLLGWLIIFHYRKDVMNPFFTALQISTSVIIVACPCALGLATPTAIMVGTGIAAGNGVLFKNSNVIENFNAKDIHGFIFDKTGTLTMGNMKVVNFIKYTNEIINFEESVFWKLIKATELLSEHPVAKSIVSYCDSKLRDTETDATVISSEIVLGQGIKCSCELDGQKYEIKLGSGHLLFPETSDIPNEDGYVLSFITINGTLCGKFEITDEVKIDSLQIVNFLQRRGFQVYMITGDNKESATKISRKLNIERNNCYYDVSPDGKCEIIRNLQDTKGRIVFVGDGINDSPALVTSDIGVAISTGTEIAMEASDIVILSNDEIHQDTHELKRLVYALDICEHTYRRIKLNLFWALCYNMFMIPLAMGVLVPWGIQLHPMVAGLAMACSSVSVVLSSLRLKQWRPPRIDDLEGNTSSDYEENFSWSKWFDRRDYTIVSQDLELQSNV, translated from the coding sequence ATGAGACAATGCCAGCTATCAATCGAAGGCATGACCTGTGCGGTGTGTGTCAATTCTGTTACAAAGCAAATCAATAAACTCGATTACATTAATAATTGTAAAGTGTCGATAGTAACTAATGAAGCGATTATCGTTTATGATAGTGATGTGGAACAATCCgtaaatttcaaagagatTGTAGAAGACTGTGGGTTTGGCTGTAGAGTGATCAGTGACACAGTGTTAGAGGATGAGTCGCGCTATGTCAAAGAGGCCaaactgaaaattattagaagtGACTATTCAGGAGTACAAGAGAAGCTTGTCAGTTTGAATTCTCATCCTCTTATTAAAGAGGCATCACTAGTTGGTGttgatattctttcaattcgGTTCAATCAGATGGAAATCGGGATACGGGATTTGATTGACCTTATCAAGTCTGAAACAGACCTCGATGCAATACTCGAGGTGACAGACCATATTGGAAGTGATGGTGGACAGTCTCAACTGAGAATCTTGTCTAAATACTATGAAACGCTTTTTTGGAAATCTACATGTCTGAAGGCATGCCTATGTGGCGTACTTACCATGACATTGTACATGGGCTTGCCTATGCTGATTCCATCAATGGTTTCAAAGGGAATTTTTCCATACATGGAGACAGAGCATTTGAAGGGGTTATATTATCGTGATATTATCGGCTTTATAGTCGCAACTTTTGTACAATTTAAAATAGGCAGCGTCTTTTACAAAGCTACGTGGAATTCGTTAAAAAGCGGGACAGGCACTATGGACACTTTGATATGTATATCAACAACTACAGCATATTGCTTTTCAGTCGTATCTATTATTTACAACATTAACTTGGCATCTACTTCTCAAGTACAAGGAAAACTTCCCATGGTTGTTTTTGACACATCGGTAATGTTGATCGCATTTATTTCATTGGGCAAATTAATGGAAAATAAGGCAAAATCACAAACTTCAAGTGCTCTAGCAAAACTGATTTCCCTAACGCCATCAACTTGCTTTTTGGTAGAGGCAAGAAATGCGGTAACTGAAATACCTGTTGAATATTTACAGATCAATGACATTGTGGATGTCAAACCTGGAATGAAAATCCCAACAGATGGTGTAATAACGAAAGGAGATACAGAAATAAATGAATCCCTCATAACTGGTGAATCGAATTTGGTTTATAGAAAGGAAGATGATTTTGTAATTGGTGGTACAATAAATGGGCCGGGACACATTCAATTTAAAGTAACTTCAATTGGACAGGATACAAAATTATCGAatataatcaaaataatgaagatcGCACAGTTAGAGAAATCTGAAATTCAATGTTTTGCTGATAAATTAGCATCTATTTTTGTGCCAACTATAGTACTCTTATCCTTTGTCACTTTGTTAGGATGGCTAATAATTTTCCACTATAGAAAAGATGTCATGAACCCATTCTTTACGGCATTGCAGATATCTACCAGTGTCATTATCGTAGCGTGTCCTTGTGCCTTAGGTCTGGCAACCCCAACTGCAATAATGGTTGGTACAGGAATTGCCGCTGGAAATGGTGTATTGTTCAAAAACTCGAACgttattgaaaacttcaatGCAAAGGATATCCATGGATTTATTTTTGACAAAACAGGTACATTGACAATGGGAAACATGAAGGTGGtaaatttcataaaataTACTAATGAGATTATTAACTTTGAGGAATCAGttttttggaaattaaTAAAAGCTACTGAATTATTAAGCGAGCACCCTGTAGCCAAAAGTATAGTCTCATATTGTGACAGTAAATTACGTGACACTGAGACTGATGCTACTGTGATTAGTAGTGAGATTGTCCTGGGACAGGGTATCAAATGTTCTTGTGAGCTTGATGGTCAGaaatatgaaataaaaCTTGGCTCAGGACATTTATTGTTTCCTGAAACAAGCGACATACCAAATGAAGACGGTTACGttttatcatttattaCTATTAATGGTACATTATGTGGTAAATTTGAGATAACAGACGAAgttaaaattgattcaCTTCAGATAGTTAACTTTTTACAAAGGCGTGGATTCCAAGTATATATGATAACTGGTGATAACAAAGAATCTGCAacgaaaatttcaagaaaattgaatatcgaaagaaataattgttACTATGATGTTTCACCGGATGGCAAATGCGAGATAATTAGAAATTTACAGGATACCAAGGGCAGAATTGTCTTTGTTGGTGATGGTATCAACGATTCACCTGCATTAGTCACTAGTGACATTGGCGTTGCAATTTCCACAGGAACAGAAATTGCTATGGAAGCTTCCGATATTGTTATTCTGAGTAATGACGAGATACATCAAGATACTCATGAATTAAAAAGATTGGTGTATGCTCTTGATATATGTGAGCACACGTATAGAAGAATTAAGCTCAACTTATTTTGGGCTTTATGCTACAATATGTTTATGATTCCACTTGCAATGGGAGTATTAGTTCCTTGGGGAATACAATTGCATCCAATGGTAGCTGGTTTAGCGATGGCTTGCAGTTCAGTGAGTGTTGTCCTAAGTTCTTTAAGATTGAAACAATGGCGACCACCAagaattgatgatttagaaGGCAATACTAGTTCAGACTATGAAGAGAATTTCAGCTGGAGCAAATGGTTTGACAGAAGAGACTATACGATTGTTTCACAAGATTTAGAATTACAAAGTAATGTCTAA
- the MSW1 gene encoding tryptophan--tRNA ligase MSW1 (similar to Saccharomyces cerevisiae MSW1 (YDR268W); ancestral locus Anc_5.633), whose protein sequence is MWKNIRPRIPIPRTLNHVSKKQYATSSTCVELPRDVKELPIPSDSTVFSMIQPTGEFHLGNYLGALQTWKQLNDYKKADTRAVFGVADLHALTIPKRNNVETFRNLRINSIAGLLSIGIDPNNCIVNWQSSVGGLHCELFWILSCLMPMGYLNRMTQWKAKSKSDELNSCELGLFSYPVLQAADILLYKATHVPVGEDQRQHLEMCRFIAEKFNSFYNCNALPLPKTLLTPTRKIFSLTDPTKKMSKSSGDIMSLIYINDEPSVIREKIMKAKTDSLFNEKFKFDPNRRQGVSNLINIVSGLQSRTIEDVENDIAQFTSFKELKVYVADIVIDSLTEPKKLYNQYLKETEYLLEIITKGSERAREISEANLKEIKKIVGL, encoded by the coding sequence ATGTGGAAAAACATCAGGCCAAGAATACCGATACCAAGAACTCTAAACCATGTATCCAAAAAACAATATGCTACCTCAAGTACATGTGTAGAACTTCCGAGAGATGTGAAAGAATTACCAATTCCATCGGACTCAACTGTTTTTAGTATGATACAACCCACGGGAGAATTCCATTTGGGTAATTACTTGGGGGCCCTGCAGACGTGGAAGCAATTGAATGATTATAAGAAAGCAGACACTCGAGCAGTATTTGGTGTGGCAGATTTGCATGCATTAACGATTCCTAAACGCAATAACGTGGAAACGTTCAGAAATCTAAGAATTAACTCAATTGCTGGTCTATTGTCAATTGGCATCGATCCAAACAACTGCATAGTGAATTGGCAAAGCTCGGTTGGTGGCTTGCATTGTGAACTGTTCTGGATACTTTCATGTTTGATGCCAATGGGATACTTAAATAGGATGACACAGTGGAAAGCGAAGTCAAAAAGTGATGAACTGAACAGTTGTGAGTTGGGGCTATTCTCTTATCCAGTGCTTCAAGCAGCagatattcttctttataAAGCTACCCATGTTCCGGTAGGTGAAGATCAAAGACAACATCTCGAAATGTGCAGATTTattgctgaaaaattcaattcattttaCAATTGTAATGCGTTACCATTACCAAAAACTTTACTGACGCCAACAAGAAAGATTTTCAGCTTGACTGATCCAACAAAGAAGATGTCAAAGAGTAGTGGCGACATTATGTCATTAATCTACATAAATGATGAGCCAAGTGTTATAAGagaaaagataatgaaggCGAAGACCGATTCCTtgtttaatgaaaaattcaaatttgatcCTAACAGAAGACAAGGTGTTTCTAACTTGATCAACATTGTAAGTGGTTTACAGAGTCGTACAATCGAGGATGTTGAGAATGACATAGCGCAATTTACCAGTTTCAAAGAACTCAAAGTCTACGTGGCCGACATAGTCATTGATTCACTTACGgaaccaaaaaaattatacaaTCAATACTTAAAGGAGACCGAATATTTGCTAGAAATAATAACGAAAGGCAGTGAAAGAGCAAGAGAGATCAGTGAGGCAAActtgaaagaaatcaagaaaattgttGGTTTGTAA
- the CIA1 gene encoding iron-sulfur cluster assembly protein CIA1 (similar to Saccharomyces cerevisiae CIA1 (YDR267C); ancestral locus Anc_5.631): protein MSIQLAKSLKLQNAKTWSVDYKKAHLIDCNLLAVASADHKIKVLDIRDVDNIRLNDVLDETVHKKTIRSVAWRPNCSSWTLAAASFDSTISIWNKEEPVVDYNDSDADDVYNQDEMELLAIIEGHENEVKGVSWSHDGMLLATCSRDKSVWIWETDEMGEEYECISVLQEHSQDVKHVAWNPFVNVLASSSYDDTIRLWKEFDDDWECVAILSGHKGTVWCSDFEIKEVEGGISRLCSSSDDGTVRVWKYIDDNDDEYGQQEWICQTILPKVHERTVYCVSWSENGLIASTGADGKLVIYKETDEEGTWEILAKHDLCHTVYEVNVVKWINLNGTDMLVTGGDDGYINLWSVNT, encoded by the coding sequence ATGTCTATCCAATTAGCAAAATCGCTCAAGCTACAGAATGCCAAGACGTGGTCAGTAGATTATAAGAAAGCACATCTGATAGATTGTAATTTACTAGCTGTTGCATCGGCAGATCATAAAATCAAAGTATTAGATATCAGGGATGTTGATAATATCAGATTAAATGATGTACTGGATGAAACCGTGCATAAGAAAACCATTAGATCAGTGGCATGGAGGCCTAACTGTTCTTCATGGACTCTTGCGGCCGCCTCTTTTGATTCTACAATATCCATTTGGAATAAAGAAGAACCAGTAGTAGATTATAATGATAGTGATGCGGATGATGTGTACAATCAAGACGAAATGGAACTATTGGCGATTATTGAAGGgcatgaaaatgaagtcAAAGGTGTGTCGTGGTCTCATGACGGTATGTTGCTCGCAACTTGTTCGAGAGACAAGAGCGTTTGGATCTGGGAGACTGATGAAATGGgagaagaatatgaatGCATTTCTGTCCTACAAGAGCATTCACAAGATGTTAAGCATGTAGCTTGGAATCCCTTTGTAAATGTGCTAGCTTCTTCCTCGTATGATGATACAATCAGGCTTTGGAAGGAATTTGACGACGATTGGGAATGTGTCGCTATACTAAGCGGTCATAAAGGTACTGTTTGGTGTTCAGATTTCGAGATAAAAGAAGTAGAAGGTGGAATTTCACGTTTATGTAGTTCAAGTGATGACGGCACTGTTCGTGTTTGGaaatatattgatgataatgacgaTGAATATGGTCAACAAGAATGGATCTGCCAAACAATCTTGCCAAAGGTGCATGAGAGGACTGTTTACTGTGTGTCCTGGAGTGAAAACGGACTTATTGCCAGTACTGGTGCAGATGGTAAACTAGTCATATACAAGGaaactgatgaagaaggGACTTGGGAAATTCTTGCGAAGCATGACTTGTGTCATACTGTTTATGAGGTCAATGTTGTCAAATGGATTAATCTGAACGGCACTGATATGTTAGTTACTGGTGGTGATGATGgttatataaatttatgGAGTGTTAATACCTAA
- the PEX10 gene encoding ubiquitin-protein ligase peroxin 10 (similar to Saccharomyces cerevisiae PEX10 (YDR265W); ancestral locus Anc_5.628), which translates to MPEEQGLKNQIANTSNRDDLNDRRLPFADAASIIQSHQKDDQIVNLLIEKLNNFLKLVKGQLFINLYPREITLFAKMLYLFLTTIKKTRTLGEEYADIFIVNRPGTGLAKRYQRLLFILSYCLSPYLFTKLINRWNSKNDETDENGILSSFEDLFNVVLDIHLMLFYFKGAYYDIFRRIFGLRYAFGHKITATEKIFRDKNSSTYKVLGYILLLQNSSKLINVLKDKLDFRKLSIDTSRGEKDMKAIFGVPKQVKTNKIDLNDDTLFTFIQGASRTCILCLSKIVDPSCAPCGHLYCWDCILNWCNEKPECPLCRQKCHPQQILPIK; encoded by the coding sequence ATGCCTGAGGAACAAGGCctcaaaaatcaaatagcAAACACTAGTAATCGTGATGATCTTAATGATCGAAGATTGCCGTTCGCTGATGCTGCGAGTATAATTCAATCACATCAGAAGGATGACCAGATCGTTAATCTGTTGATAGAAAagttaaataattttttgaaattggtaAAAGGTCAgcttttcattaatttataTCCAAGAGAGATTACTCTATTTGCCAAAATGCTCTACCTCTTTCTGACTACTATAAAAAAAACGAGAACACTGGGAGAAGAATATGCTGATATTTTCATAGTCAATAGGCCTGGTACTGGCCTAGCTAAAAGATATCAGAGATTACTATTTATTCTCTCATATTGTCTGTCACCTTACCTTTTTACTAAATTGATTAACCGATGGAACtcaaaaaatgatgaaactgACGAAAATGGGATTTTATCCTCATTTGAGGACCTATTCAATGTTGTACTAGATATTCACTTAATGCtcttttatttcaaagGTGCATACTATGATAtatttagaagaatttttggattGAGATATGCGTTTGGTCATAAAATCACTGCAACTGAAAAAATCTTCAGagataaaaattcaagcACATATAAGGTATTGGGTTACATTTTATTATTGCAAAATTCCTCCAAATTGATCAACGTACTGAAAGATAAATTGGATTTCAGAAAGCTCTCCATCGATACCTCTCGTGGGGAAAAAGATATGAAGGCGATCTTCGGAGTGCCAAAACAAGTCAAAACCAATAAAATAGACCTTAACGACGATACATTGTTTACTTTCATACAAGGAGCTTCAAGAACTTGTATTCTGTGtctatcaaaaattgttgatcCAAGCTGTGCTCCGTGCGGGCATCTATATTGTTGGGACTGTATTTTGAACTGGTGTAATGAGAAGCCCGAATGTCCCCTTTGTAGACAGAAATGCCATCCTCAACAAATCTTGCCAATCAAATGA
- the AKR1 gene encoding palmitoyltransferase AKR1 (similar to Saccharomyces cerevisiae AKR1 (YDR264C) and AKR2 (YOR034C); ancestral locus Anc_5.626) yields MPSVEEIESVKEDQVGLLHQEDSEVLSVKEGNEGNDDSSLKPVLSRDLEEENKTDVDPVLQQYHSACQAGNIKTVKEMIDSQVIDVANDFNADDRITGLHWASINNRLNVVKYLLSKGADANFKSNNLSATPLHWAARYGYVYIVDCLLNAGKADPTITDDQGFNLLHLAVNSSNIMLVAYVLFFVVSKGTMDVDTRDSKDRTPLLWASYQGDSLTVSMLLKFGANYKLTDETGFTPLHWGVVKGQPHVLKYLIKEGADFFQKTNDGKDCFTIAKEMNTQYSFNDALAHSGYNLDGYPSKKIFKTSFHAKLVTFLIPFVFMGLTLSLFAHLNPLFALLIVVLIGLACNKAIKEFILPSYVTDNHSTYNVTVSKSPFLAGIFFSSLVWLTIVYLTRIFFNVEVFWENILQNFVLVLNLLVVYYTFLHLIKSDPGLIPSNDDHEEIRNVIQELLSIGKFDTRNFCIETWIRKPLRSKFSTFYNSTVSRFDHYCPWVYNDIGLKNHKIFIFFIISVEIGILIFVCLTMKYFDFLEDYFEDKKKFSCGILGDDELCAGLIFDRFSLLVMTWSLIQSLWVGILIMVQFFQISRGVTNYEFNNYVKESKTGHRHSNTQPNNDFFNTTPEELRHEIGDTDEVINGSESVPDSTRTNTHAHSRSVFGFCCRLIGLDQWVSIIKETIGFDSDDRQFAFSKKLNIPTNYGITQNFKDFFLTSDTKAPIYKRILEEPVASKALLNNKEVDYFALYEFPALEHRDNSMV; encoded by the coding sequence ATGCCCAGcgttgaagaaattgagtCTGTCAAGGAAGACCAAGTAGGGTTGCTTCATCAGGAGGACTCTGAAGTTTTGTCGGTTAAAGAAGGTAATGAAGGCAACGACGATTCTTCACTAAAGCCCGTCCTCTCTCGAGATCTCgaagaggaaaataaaACAGACGTAGACCCAGTTCTACAGCAATACCATTCAGCATGTCAAGCGGGTAATATAAAGACCGTGAAAGAAATGATCGACTCTCAAGTTATAGATGTCGCTAACGACTTTAATGCTGATGACAGAATTACTGGATTACATTGGGCTTCGATCAATAATAGATTAAATGTCGtgaaatatcttttgtCAAAGGGAGCAGATGCAAATTTTAAGTCGAATAATTTAAGTGCTACCCCATTACATTGGGCCGCTAGATACGGGTACGTTTATATTGTGGATTGTTTGTTAAACGCTGGTAAGGCAGATCCTACGATTACAGATGATCAAGGTTTTAATTTGTTACATTTAGCCGTCAATAGTTCAAATATTATGCTTGTAGCATATGTGCTATTTTTCGTTGTCAGCAAAGGCACTATGGATGTGGATACAAGGGATTCGAAGGACAGAACACCGCTATTGTGGGCGTCATATCAAGGAGACTCATTGACTGTATCAAtgcttttaaaatttggtGCCAACTATAAATTAACTGATGAAACTGGATTCACGCCGTTGCATTGGGGTGTGGTTAAGGGCCAACCACATGTACTGAAATACTTGATAAAAGAAGGGGCAGATTTCTTTCAGAAAACTAATGATGGCAAGGACTGTTTTACCATTGCCAAAGAGATGAATACTCaatattctttcaatgacgCTTTAGCACATTCCGGTTACAATTTGGATGGTTATCCAtctaaaaaaatatttaagaCTTCATTTCATGCAAAATTGGTTACATTTTTAATTCCATTCGTTTTTATGGGTCTTACTCTTTCGTTATTTGCTCATTTGAATCCTCTTTTTGCGTTGTTAATCGTGGTCTTGATTGGACTGGCCTGTAACAAAgcaattaaagaatttatcCTGCCTTCATATGTGACGGATAATCATTCCACATATAATGTGACGGTATCAAAGTCACCTTTTTTGGCAggtatttttttcagtagtCTTGTTTGGTTGACAATTGTTTATCTGAcgagaatttttttcaacgtGGAAGTATTTTGGGAGaacattttacaaaattttgtgcTCGTATTGAATTTACTGGTAGTATATTACacatttcttcatttgatcAAATCAGATCCGGGATTAATACCAAGCAATGATGATCACGAAGAGATTAGAAACGTAATTCAAGAATTATTAAgcattggaaaatttgatacGAGAAACTTCTGCATTGAAACGTGGATAAGAAAGCCTCTCAGATCTAAATTTTCCACGTTTTACAATTCTACAGTCTCTAGATTTGACCATTATTGTCCATGGGTATATAATGACATTGGATTAAAGAatcacaaaattttcattttctttattatatCGGTTGAGATTGGTATCTTAATCTTTGTTTGTTTgacaatgaaatattttgatttcttagaagattattttgaagacaagaaaaaattttcatgtGGCATCTTGGGAGATGATGAACTATGTGCAGGTTTAATATTTGATCGTTTCAGTTTGCTCGTAATGACCTGGTCACTCATTCAATCTCTCTGGGTCGGAATCTTAATTATGGTTCAATTCTTCCAAATATCAAGAGGTGTCACTAATTATGAGTTTAACAATTACGTGAAAGAGTCTAAGACAGGCCATAGGCATAGCAATACTCAACCAAACAatgactttttcaatacgACGCCAGAAGAATTAAGACATGAAATTGGAGACACAGATGAAGTGATAAATGGTAGCGAGAGTGTACCAGATTCGACGAGAACTAATACACACGCACATTCACGGTCAGTATTTGGTTTTTGTTGTAGATTGATTGGACTGGATCAATGGGTATCAATTATCAAAGAGACTATTGGATTTGATTCAGACGATAGACaatttgcattttcaaaaaaattgaatattccTACAAATTATGGTATAAcacaaaatttcaaagattttttcttgacaaGTGATACAAAAGCACcaatttacaaaagaatATTAGAAGAGCCAGTAGCCTCGAAGGCccttttgaataataaagaagttGATTACTTTGCGCTGTATGAATTTCCTGCTCTAGAACATCGCGACAATTCCATGGTGTAG